A segment of the uncultured Desulfobulbus sp. genome:
CAAGGCGGCGTTGGATGGTGAGATACTGCAGAAAACGGTGCAGTACATCAAGCGATTGATTGATGGTAAACCTCTTTAAAACAAAAAAACCCCGGTATAAAAACCGGGGCTTTTGTATCAACCGCGATTTTTCATCCGATTGAACTTGCGAAGTTTACGCAGGGCTTCCGCAGCTTTACGGCGTTTCTTCACGCTGGGTTTCTCGTAGTATTCGC
Coding sequences within it:
- the rpsU gene encoding 30S ribosomal protein S21, which encodes MIEVDVRGDLEYAIRQLKKKLQIDGIKRELKRREYYEKPSVKKRRKAAEALRKLRKFNRMKNRG